Proteins encoded within one genomic window of Granulicella pectinivorans:
- the miaA gene encoding tRNA (adenosine(37)-N6)-dimethylallyltransferase MiaA, translating into MTPITTGNPLIVLAGPTASGKTGLALELAEAHNGEIVCCDSMTVYREMEIGTAKPSPADRIRIPHHLLDVVTPDEGFTAGDFSRQARVALEAITARGKVPIVAGGTGLYLRALIDGLFPAPPQDPALRERLRKRPSGHLHKLLSRLDPAAAVLIHPNDQPKLVRAIEVSLAARKPMTEQWSQGRDRLTGYRILRLGLQPERSALYARIDARAAAMFTRGLVEETRGLLAKYGPQRSLQALGYAEACAVLAGERSEPEAIAQAQQGHRNYAKRQGTWFRREPQFVWLAGFGDDPAVVRSAMERVTNFLNT; encoded by the coding sequence GTGACCCCGATAACGACCGGCAACCCCTTAATCGTGCTCGCCGGACCCACCGCCAGCGGCAAGACCGGCCTTGCGCTGGAGTTGGCCGAAGCGCACAACGGCGAGATTGTCTGCTGCGACTCCATGACCGTATACCGCGAGATGGAGATCGGCACCGCGAAGCCCTCGCCCGCCGACCGGATCCGGATTCCGCACCACCTTCTGGACGTTGTGACCCCGGACGAGGGCTTCACAGCAGGCGATTTCAGCCGTCAGGCCCGCGTGGCGCTCGAAGCGATCACAGCCCGGGGCAAGGTGCCGATTGTGGCCGGCGGAACCGGCCTCTATCTCCGCGCCCTGATCGATGGCCTCTTCCCCGCCCCACCCCAGGATCCAGCGTTGCGCGAGCGGCTGCGCAAGCGGCCTTCCGGTCACCTGCACAAGCTCCTGTCTCGTCTCGACCCTGCCGCGGCGGTTCTCATTCATCCCAACGACCAGCCGAAGCTCGTTCGTGCCATCGAAGTCTCCCTCGCCGCGCGCAAGCCGATGACCGAGCAGTGGTCGCAAGGCCGCGACCGTCTCACGGGCTACCGGATCCTGCGTCTCGGCCTGCAACCGGAGCGCTCGGCCCTATATGCGCGCATCGACGCACGGGCAGCGGCAATGTTCACGAGGGGGCTCGTCGAGGAGACACGCGGCCTTCTGGCAAAGTACGGCCCACAGCGGTCCCTGCAGGCACTGGGATACGCCGAGGCATGTGCAGTGCTGGCCGGTGAACGGAGTGAGCCCGAGGCCATCGCACAGGCACAGCAGGGCCACAGAAACTACGCCAAACGGCAGGGCACGTGGTTCCGCCGTGAGCCGCAGTTCGTGTGGCTCGCCGGCTTTGGAGACGACCCTGCCGTGGTGCGTTCCGCAATGGAACGGGTAACGAATTTTCTGAATACCTAG
- a CDS encoding glycine C-acetyltransferase: MATSTSPSSTRPQLAHLTAVMDDLKARGTYFKLRVLDDEQAPVCHYDGRKVINLASNNYLGLCNHPKLREAALAATVKYGVGSGAVRTIAGTMRIHMELEEKIAAFKGVEACVVFQSGFTANAGTVSSILGKDDFILSDELNHASIIDGARLSKAKIKVFRHKDVAHCEELLKELENEPGKKLVITDGVFSMDGDIGPVGELADLCERYGAIMMVDDAHASGVLGRNGRGSVDHFGATAKVDVQVGTLSKAIGALGGYVCGSRDLIDYLYHRARPFLFSTSHPPSVAATCIAAFDLLEDEPERIDRLWANTAYFKEQLTNVGFDVGGMSTPKSETPITPIILGDGRKTMEFSKALFERGVMATGIAFPTVPEGKARIRTIMTSEHTRAQIDQALDVIVETAKMHGIL, translated from the coding sequence ATGGCCACTTCGACCTCGCCCTCCTCGACACGCCCGCAACTCGCTCACCTGACTGCCGTCATGGACGACCTGAAGGCGCGCGGCACCTACTTCAAGCTCCGCGTTCTGGATGACGAGCAGGCCCCGGTGTGCCACTACGACGGGCGCAAGGTCATCAATTTGGCTTCGAATAACTACCTCGGCCTTTGCAATCATCCGAAGCTCCGCGAGGCTGCTCTGGCAGCGACGGTCAAGTACGGCGTGGGCTCGGGCGCGGTACGGACGATCGCCGGAACCATGCGGATCCACATGGAGCTCGAGGAGAAGATCGCGGCGTTCAAGGGCGTCGAAGCGTGTGTCGTCTTCCAGTCCGGCTTCACGGCCAATGCGGGTACCGTGTCCAGCATCCTGGGCAAAGACGACTTCATCCTGTCCGACGAGCTGAACCACGCCTCGATCATCGATGGCGCGCGGCTATCGAAGGCCAAGATCAAGGTCTTTCGCCACAAGGACGTCGCCCACTGCGAGGAACTGCTGAAGGAGCTGGAGAACGAGCCGGGCAAGAAACTGGTCATCACGGACGGCGTGTTTTCGATGGATGGCGACATCGGGCCAGTCGGTGAGCTGGCCGATCTCTGCGAGAGGTATGGCGCGATCATGATGGTCGACGATGCCCATGCTTCGGGTGTGCTGGGCCGCAATGGACGTGGGTCGGTCGACCACTTCGGCGCAACCGCGAAGGTCGATGTGCAGGTCGGAACGCTTTCAAAGGCCATCGGTGCCTTGGGCGGCTATGTCTGCGGATCGCGCGATTTGATCGATTATCTGTACCACCGGGCGCGGCCGTTCCTGTTCTCTACGTCTCATCCGCCTTCGGTCGCGGCCACGTGTATCGCGGCATTCGATCTCTTGGAAGACGAGCCGGAACGCATCGACCGGCTGTGGGCGAATACAGCCTATTTCAAAGAACAGTTGACTAACGTCGGCTTCGATGTGGGTGGTATGTCGACGCCGAAGTCCGAGACGCCGATTACACCCATCATTCTCGGCGATGGCCGCAAGACCATGGAGTTCTCGAAGGCGCTGTTCGAACGCGGCGTCATGGCAACCGGAATCGCGTTTCCCACCGTACCGGAGGGCAAGGCCAGGATCCGGACGATCATGACCAGCGAACACACCCGCGCCCAAATCGACCAGGCACTGGATGTGATCGTCGAAACTGCAAAAATGCACGGTATCTTGTAA